The Estrella lausannensis sequence CATCGTCTCTTTAATTCAGGGGATAAAGCCCAAAGATGCCCTTGAAACTCTCTATGCTGCTCAGGTAGTTGCGAGCCACATGCTCGGGATGAGAAAGCTTGCCTCATCGTATCCGGAAGACCAAAAACTCGGCTTGAAGATGCTTAAGTTTTCTAGTGAGGCAATCCTTCAGCTCGACAGGAAGAGAAACGGAGCCTATCAGCACATCACGGTCAACTATAACAACAGCGGGCCGGGCAATGTTCTATCTCAGACCATCATCAAGGAGGACTCAAAATGCCTGTAAAAGGAGTTAGGTTTTGCGGGGCCAGGTGCAGAACGAAGGGAGGGGCGCCTTGCGTCAACCCGGCGATGAAGAACGGTCGATGCAGAATGCACGGCGGAGCCTTATGCAAGAAGGAGACGCACGGCAGAGCGACTTTAAGGGCCATAGCAGAACGGAAGCGGGAGCGGGGTTTTCTGAAAGAAATGGAAGCACTTCAACGGCAGATAAAAGAGGCGCAGCGTGAGAAATCCAAGCAAGAAACAGCTTAGGGAATCGGCTATAAAAAAAATGGAGCTTTTTGAAAGAGCCATGAGAGGAGAGGCTTCAACGCACGAATTAGTCAAAATGTCTCTGGACAGAGGGATGATTTCACAGGAACAATACGAGGATTTCTTAAGGATCGAGCGGGAGTATGGTGATTAATGCGCGACCCTATTCTAGGGAATGTGAAACCATTAAACAAAGCTGCGGTTACTCATTTACTCATTTACTCACTCATGGTATAATGAGTTAAAAGAGGAACCTATGAAAAACACAGTTAGGATTAATTTTGACTTCTCTAGGGATTATTACCCCTATCTAAAGATGCTTTGCGCTAAAAGAGGGCAATCTTTGAAGGATTTAGCTTCTGAGCTATTGATCCGGGAAATTGAGGAGCACGAAGACCTCCAGCTAGCTAAAAAGGCTACCAAACGCTTAAGAGACACCAAAGAGAGCGATCTGATCGACTTTGGCGACGCCGCAAAGCTTGCTGGATGGACGGATGACGAATAAGTACAACATTCTCTTCAATAAAAACTACATAAAAGATCTTGAGAAAATTCCCAAAAAAGACCGGGAGTATATCCGAGAAAGCGTCCTCTCCTTAGCAAAAAACCCTCGACCCGATGGCTGTAAGAAGCTGAAGGGATCGAAAGACCCTCTATACCGGATTCGGTGCGGTGACTATAGGGTGGTGTATGAGATCCGAGACAACACGCTCGTTATCTTGGTTATTGATGTTGGCCACAGGAAGGATATTTACCGGGATTAGTCAGATTTGTCTAATCCGAGCAATCTCAGCCTAAAAAGCTTTCACAAATTCCTGTAAAAAAAAGTTGTTTTTGGTAGGATCTTCGCTTTTTTGAAAAATGCAAAAAGTGACTAAGATTTTAGTTTCCTTTTGCCGTGAACCCTGTAGAGAAAACAATGATAAAAATGACCATAACAATAATTGGCATGCTGATTATTATGTGGGCCTCCTCATCCTTCATTTCTTTTCTCGTGCTAAAAAAATCATCGTTATTCACAAATATTGAACCGCAAAAACAAAAAGAAATTAGATGGTTAATCTCTTCAATCGTAACTGTTTTAACAGGCTTATCTTCTGCTCTGTTTTTACTTCTTTCACTTTGACATCTTCAACACCAAATTATATTGCCCCAGTTAGATTAGAAACATTTTCTGAGGCAGCCTTCATGTTTAGACTCGAAAGGTTAGTTAATAAACTAACGGAAAGTAAAGGTAAGAGCTGTGATAAGATCATAGGATATTTAGTAGATGTTAAACGTGAAATTGAGTCTTCATATGGCCTTCGCTTTGACTTAGATAGGTGCATGGGAGAGATTGAGAATGAGATAAAAAAGGGTGGGCAAAAACCCCCTAAAAAAGAATTGGATGTCATAAAAAGTAAAATAAAAAAACAGGATAAAAAGCACAAAAAGCACGCCGAATACTTGGCATCGACGATGTATATTGAGAATTATGAGTTCAATAAGGCTGATGAAGAACTCATGCTTTTTGATACCAGAATGGGAAAAGATAGCGATCAACGTGACGAGGACGATGTTGAATTACCATCTCTTTTAGTTTACGGAGTTACTGTGACCTTGTGTGGTTTTTTCTTAATGTGCCTCCCCATACCGGTTTGTAAAGATTGGGGTGGCAGAATGGTTGTTGCTGGAGTGACAGCTTGTGCAAACAGCATTAGCACAAAAGTGGATGAAGACAAGAAAAACAAAAAGAAGAGTTAAACCCCCAAGATCTTCACCGCCGAGTCCTCAAAGCCTTTCGAGTCCTCAACATACCTTAGCACCATGTCAG is a genomic window containing:
- a CDS encoding type II toxin-antitoxin system RelE family toxin, translated to MTNKYNILFNKNYIKDLEKIPKKDREYIRESVLSLAKNPRPDGCKKLKGSKDPLYRIRCGDYRVVYEIRDNTLVILVIDVGHRKDIYRD